A single genomic interval of Helianthus annuus cultivar XRQ/B chromosome 6, HanXRQr2.0-SUNRISE, whole genome shotgun sequence harbors:
- the LOC110865072 gene encoding FACT complex subunit SSRP1 isoform X3, whose product MYPHIVLQFETDYVVESTLTMNEDLFATKYKDKLEPTYKGLIYEVFTMVLRGLSGTKLTSPGKFRSCQDGYAVKSSLKAEDGVLYPLEKSFFFLPKPPTLILYDEMAKYSKCKLEFSKCQRKI is encoded by the exons ATGTATCCACATATAGTGTTGCAG TTTGAAACAGATTATGTGGTGGAAAGCACGTTGACAATGAATGAAGATCTTTTCGCTACCAAATACAAGGACAAGCTAGAACCAACTTATAAG GGACTGATTTATGAAGTGTTTACAATGGTATTGAGAGGCTTATCAGGCACAAAACTCACAAGTCCCGGAAAATTCCGTAGCTGTCAAGACGGTTACGCTGTGAAGTCATCGTTAAAAGCCGAAGATGGCGTTCTTTATCCGCTTGAAAAGAGTTTTTTCTTCTTACCAAAACCACCTACTCTTATTCTATACGATGAG ATGGCAAAATATTCCAAGTGCAAGC